From one Xiphophorus hellerii strain 12219 chromosome 18, Xiphophorus_hellerii-4.1, whole genome shotgun sequence genomic stretch:
- the LOC116737237 gene encoding forkhead box protein O1-A-like: protein MAEAAQQPHLVEIDPDFEPLPRPRSCTWPLPRPEFINPGDSNTSSPVPSVKQEPGVGNAEFINNLSLLEENEDFTEQKPVILCSEFQCQENCVHQQAQQQHHHQHQQQHPNPQLPHQQQQQQQQVPLLSTPVGSSPSAAAAAAAAAAQRKSSSSRRNAWGNMSYADLITKAIESSPENRLTLSQIYDWMVKSVPYFKDKGDSNSSAGWKVCLTVFILASWSLLWTTLAMHQSCFFPD from the coding sequence ATGGCGGAAGCGGCCCAGCAGCCACACCTGGTGGAAATCGACCCGGATTTCGAGCCCCTTCCGCGGCCCCGGTCGTGCACTTGGCCCCTGCCCCGGCCGGAGTTCATCAACCCGGGAGACTCCAACACCTCGTCGCCGGTGCCGTCCGTGAAGCAGGAGCCCGGCGTTGGCAATGCGGAGTTCATCAACAATCTGAGCCTGCTGGAGGAGAATGAAGACTTCACGGAGCAGAAGCCGGTCATCCTGTGCAGCGAGTTTCAGTGTCAGGAAAACTGCGTCCACCAGCAAGCCCAACAGCAACATCATCaccagcatcagcagcagcaccCAAACCCGCAACTCCcgcatcagcagcagcagcagcagcagcaggtgccTCTGCTCTCCACCCCGGTGGGCTCCTCACCTTCGGCAGccgcagcagctgctgcagccgctgCACAGAGGAAGAGCAGCTCCTCTCGGCGGAACGCATGGGGGAATATGTCATATGCAGACCTCATAACCAAAGCTATTGAAAGTTCTCCAGAGAACAGACTAACGCTGTCTCAGATTTATGACTGGATGGTGAAAAGTGTGCCTTACTTCAAGGACAAGGGAGACAGCAACAGCTCTGCAGGCTGGAAGGTATGTCTGACTGTTTTCATACTTGCTTCTTGGAGTTTACTGTGGACAACATTAGCGATGCACcaatcatgtttttttcctgactGA